Genomic window (Synechococcus sp. LA31):
TCGGCCAGGCTTTCGTAGTACTTCATCTCCTCCGGCGGAAGCTTGATGCGCTCCTGGAAGGCGATCGCTACGTTGTAGTCGCCGGCATCCATGGCCTTGGCCACTCGGCTGTTGGCACCATCGGCGCCAATGATCAGATCCACTTCCAGGGTTTGACTGGTGCCGGTGGCCTCACCTTCGCTGTAGTCGGAGTAGGTGAGGGTGTAAGGACCCTGGCGGTTGGCGCCGGTGTCAATTTTGGTCACCAGACCATTCACCAAATGGGCGCCGAGATCGGCTGCGCGATTGCGCATGAAGGCATCCATCACCTCACGCCGGCACATGCCGATGTATTCGTCGGCGTTCTCGAGATTGATGTCCACCTCTCGGTTGGAGGGGGAAATCATCTTCATGTTGCGCACCTTGCGGTCGATGATCGACTCAGGCAGGTCGAACTCTTCCACCATGCACAGGGGAATGGCGCCACCGCAGGGCTTGGCGTTATCCAGCTTGCGCTCAAAGATCCAAGTTTGGATGCCGGCCTTGGCCAACACTTCCGCAGCACAGGATCCGCTCGGGCCGCCGCCCACCACCGCGACTCGCAACATCTTGAAACCCGCTCCGCCAGAAGGATGTTGGGCCGAAGCTAACACCGTTGCACCGGCAGCTGCTGACCTGCACTGGCCATCGCCTTACCATCGGTCCAACCCGACGCCTTGGGAGTCGTTGCTTGCCCAGCGCCAGTCGGCTGCCCACAGCACCACGCAACACCCGGCGCTCTGGCGCTGATGACATCCCGCTCGCCCAGCGCACCATCTCGCCGGCGCTCAAACGAAAGCCTCGTTGGCGCCTTGCTTTCACGGCGGCTGGATCTGTTGCTTTAGCAAGCGCAGCGCTTGTTGTGGTCTTCCCTCAGCCTTTGCGACGCCTCTTGGCGCCGCCGCCTGTGAAGGGGCTGTCGGCCCGGGTTGGCATGGATGGCCGCCTGCTGGGCCACTTTCCTTATCGCGAGGCCCAAACGGCTGCTCTGGTGAGCATCGCCCCCGGTGTTCAGCTCCATCGCGACGCAGCTTTGGCCCTCGACCGCCTGCTGGCTGCTGCTGCGGCTGACGGCATTGATTTACGCGTGCTGAGCGCGTATCGATCGATTGATTTGCAGAAGCAGATTTTCTTTGAGGTGAAATCGGAGCGCAATCAAAGTGCTCTCGAGCGTGCACAGGTGAGTGCGCCACCCGGCTTCTCTGAGCACAGCACCGGTTATGCCGTTGATCTCGGTGATGGACGTGCCCCTGGAACCAATCTCTCTGAGCGATTTGAGTCCACACCAGCCTTTGCCTGGCTGCAGGCCAATGCCAATCGCTATCACTACACACTTTCGTTTCCGGCTGGTAACCCCCAGGGGGTGAGTTACGAGCCTTGGCATTGGCGTTTTGAAGGCACTGCTGAGGCGCTTCAAACGTTCGAAGCCGCGCAGCGGCTCGGCCGCTGATGGCTTCCTTACCTGAATTGCTCGCCCCGGCTGGCTGCTGGGATTCACTCAAGGCCGCTGTCGCCAACGGGGCTGATGCCGTTTATTTCGGTGTGGAGCACTTCAATGCCCGCTTGCGGGCCGAAAACTTCCGCATAGACGATCTGCCAGAGGTGATGCAGTGGCTGCACAGCCGCGGCGTGAAGGGGTTTCTCGCCGTGAATGTGTTGATCTTTCCCTCTGAGCTGCAGCAGGCCACGGCGCTTTTGCTGGCGGCCCATGCCGCTGGGGTGGATGCCCTGATCGTGCAGGACATCGGCCTCGCCTGGATGGCACAGGAGCTCACACCATCTCTGGCTGTGCATGGCTCCACGCAGATGTCGATCAGCAGTGCCGCCGGGGTGGCGATGGCTGCAGACCTGGGTTGCAGCCGTGTGGTGCTGGCACGTGAGCTGAGCCTGCGCGATCTGCAGCGCATCCAAGCGCAGTTGCGTCGCCGCGGTCTTGAGATGCCGTTGGAGGTATTCGTTCACGGCGCCTTGTGTGTGGCTTATTCCGGTCAATGCCTCACCAGCGAAGCTCTTGGGCAGCGCAGCGCCAATCGGGGTGAGTGCGCTCAGGCGTGCCGCCTTCCGTATCAGTTGATCGTGGATGGCGAGGAGCGCGACCTGGGCGAGCAGCGGTATCTGATGTCGCCGCAAGACCTCGCCGCCTGGGATCTGTTGCCTCAATTGGCAGAGTGCGGCATCGCCAGCCTCAAGATCGAAGGGCGCTTGAAGGACGCCACCTATGTGGCCGCCGTAACCGACGCCTATCGCCAAGGCTTGGATCGGCTGGCCGGCAGCGGCGATGGCGTGATTGATGCTGATCACCTTCGCCGTCAGTTGGAGCTCAGCTTTTCGCGTGGTCTGAGCCATGGCTGGCTGGATGGGGTGAACCACCGGCAGCTGGTGCATGGCCGCTGGAGCAAAAAGCGGGGTCCCTGGCTCGGTCGTGTGGAGGCCGTTGAGCAGGGTGGCCTCCTTGTTCTGCAGACCACACAGGCCTTGAAGCGCGGCGATGGCGTGGTGTTTGAGGTGGCCAGCGCGGATCCGTTGCTGCCCCCACGCGAAGTGGGTGGCCGTTTGATGCAGGTGGATCGTCTTCACCGCGGCAGGGTCGCTGTGAAGCTCGGGCCAGGCCGCGTGGACCTTCGCGGCTTGAAGCCCGGCAGCCCCTGCTGGCTCACCAGTGATCCACAGCTGGAGCGGCAGCTGGAGCGGCTGGCCCAGTCTGAGGCGCCGGAGCTGCGCCGGCCGCTGCGGCTGCGGCTGACGGGGCAGCTCGGCCAACCCCTGATTCTCGAAGCAGCACCGATGCCCCACCTGGTGGGTGGTCCCTGGCGAGTTGCCTCCGATCAGGTGTTGGAGCCGGCCCGCGGCTCTTCTTTGGATCGAGACCGGCTGCTTCAACAGCTCGGGCGCCTAGGTGGAACGCCTTGGCGACTGGAGGAGCTGGAGCTTGAGCTGGAGGGCGCGTTGTTTCTGCCGGTCGCCCAGCTCAATCAAATGCGCCGTGCCCTGGTGGAGCTGTTGGCCGAGGCCGCTGGTTCCCCACCCACGGCGGATACGCCAGCCCCCGCTGCCCCCTCAGCCGAGATGGCCGTTGCGCAGCTGAACTCGATGCTGGCCGCAGCGGCCCAGCCTGACCGCAGCTGTGCTCCAGAACCGGTTCAGCTCAACGTGTTGGTGCGCAGCCTTGAGCAACTCGAGGCTCTGCGGGAGCTGCGGGTGCACCGCGTGATCGTGGACCTAGAGCACCCTGCCCAACTCCGGCAGGCGGTGCAGCTTGGGCGGGGAATCTGGCCCGGTGGCCTCTGGGCCGCGGGTCCTCGCATCACGCGACCGGATGAATCGTGGACCATCGAGCCGCTTCTGCGCGCTCAACCGGATGGCTTTCTGGTGCGTAACGCTGATCAACTGGAGCGACTCACGCCGGAGGCCCCATGCAGCGGTGATTTCTCCCTCAATGTTGCCAATCCGCTGAGCGCCCGCTGGTTGCTCCAGCGCTGGGGGTTGGAGTGGATTACAGCCAGCTATGACCTGGCTCTTGATCAGTTGCTGGCCCTGGTTCGGGGCTGCCCGCCCGGCGCTGTGGACATCACCCTGCACCAGCACATGCCTCTGTTCCACATGGAGCATTGCCTGTTCTGCGCCTTTCTCTCAGACGGTCATGACCACACCGACTGTGGCCGCCCCTGTGAACAGCACACCGTGACCTTGCGTGATCGCAGCGGCGCTGAGCATCCCCTGCGGGCTGACCTGGGCTGCCGCAACACGCTGTTTAACGGCCGTGCGCAAACGGCTGCTGAAGCCCTGCCTCAGTTTCTGGCTGCTGGTGTGCAGCGCCTAAGGCTCGAACTTCTCGACGACAGCCCCGCCGATACCGTGCGCCGTGTGGAGCTCTACCAGCGCGCGATCTGTGGAGAGATCAGTGGCCGAGCCGTATGGCAGCGCGAACAGCTCGAAAGCAAACTGGGAGTGACGCGGGGCACCTTGGCGGAGCGGCGCTGAGCCCTAACTCTCCTCGTAGGCACTGCGATAGATTTGCTTCACGCACCGTAGGGATTCTCCGGGTCACGCTGCAAGGCCGACCTACTGAAAAAGAGTCCAGCTCCGATCGCAGTGGTTCATGCCCTGCGGTCAGGCTCAGGGGTTCCAGACACCGTTCCACGCCAACGCCTGCGGCGTGCGCTTTTGAGATCAACCAGCACCACCCAATTTATGAGCGGCGAGCATCCGGGAACCCCGATTCGCAATATTGCAATCATTGCCCACGTTGACCATGGCAAAACCACACTTGTGGATGCCTTGTTGGCGCAGTCAGGCATTTTCCGAGACAACGAGGCGGTGCCCACCTGCGTGATGGACTCCAACGACCTGGAGCGTGAACGCGGCATCACCATCCTTTCCAAGAACACCGCGGTGGACTTTGAGGGGATCCGAATCAACATCGTGGATACACCTGGTCACGCTGACTTCGGTGGCGAAGTGGAGCGCGTGCTTGGCATGGTGGATGGCTGCCTGCTCATCGTTGATGCCAACGAGGGCCCGATGCCTCAGACCCGTTTTGTGCTGAAGAAGGCACTCGAGAAGGGTCTGCGTCCAATCGTGTTTGTGAACAAGATCGACCGTGCTCGCGTTGATCCCGAGCAAGCAGTGGACAAAGTGCTCGATCTCTTCCTCGAGCTCGGTGCTGACGACGATCAGTGCGACTTCCCGTATCTGTTCGGCAGCGGCATGGGTGGCTATGCCAAGCCCGATATGGCCACCGACAGCGACAACATGCGTCCGCTGTTCGATGCGATCCTGCGCCATGTTCCGCCCCCGGTGGGCGATCCCGAGAAGCCTCTCCAGCTTCAAGTCACCACGCTCGATTACAGCGATTTCCTTGGCCGGATCATGATCGGCCGCATCCACAACGGCACGATCAAGGCCGGTCAGCCCGTAGCTCTGCTGCGTGATGACGGCAGTGTGAAGCGTGGCCGGATTAGCAAGCTGCTCGGCTTCCAGGGTCTCCAGCGCGTGGAGATTGAGCAGGCCCGCGCCGGCGACCTCGTGGCTGTGGCTGGTTTCGACGAAGTGAATATCGGCGAAACCATCGCCTGCCCGGATGAGCCCAAGGCTCTTCCCTTGATCAAGGTGGATGAGCCCACGTTGCAGATGACCTTTGTGGTCAACGACTCACCCTTCGCCGGCAAAGAAGGCAAGTTCGTGACCAGCCGCCAAGTGCGTGATCGCCTCAATAAAGAGCTGCTCACCAACGTGGCGCTTCGGGTTGAAGACACCGACTCTCCAGATCGCTGGTCAGTGAGTGGCCGTGGCGAACTCCATTTGGGCATCCTGATCGAAACCATGCGCCGCGAAGGCTATGAGTTTCAGGTGAGCCAGCCTCAGGTGATTTTCCGCACCATCGATGGCACTCCCTCTGAGCCCTTCGAAACCCTCGTGCTCGATGTGCCCGAAGAAGCCGTAGGCGCCTGCATCGAAAAACTCGGCATCCGCAAGGCTGAGATGCAGAACATGGAGAACACCAACGATGGCCGTACGCAGCTGGAGTTTGTCGTTCCCTCCCGCGGCCTGATCGGCTTCCGCGGAGAGTTCATCCGTGCCACCCGCGGTGAGGGGATCATGAGCCATTCCTTCCTCGATTACCGCCCGATGCAGGGCGAGTTCGAGACACGCCGCAACGGCGTGCTGATCGCCTTCGAGGAAGGCACCGCCACCTTCTATGCCCTCAAGAACGCTGAAGATCGCGGCCAGTTCTTCATTACCCCTGGAACCAAGGTGTACAAGGGCATGCTGGTGGGTGAAAACAACCGCCCGCAGGATCTTGAGCTCAACGTCTGCAAGACCAAGCAGCTCACCAACATGCGCTCAGCCGGTGCTGAAGAGCTCGACACCCTTCAGGCCCCGATGCAGATGACCCTGGAGAGGGCCCTTGAGTACATCGGCCCCGATGAGATGCTCGAGGTGACACCCGAATCGATCCGGCTGCGGAAGCTCCCTGTGAAAAAGCCGGCCCGCCGCTGAGTTCCGTTGTCGCACGAGCCTCTCTCTGAGGAAGCCAGCCTGATGGTCGATCCCCGCTTCGGGGAGGCCGTCAGGCTTTTCAATGCCGGCGAGTGGTACGCCTGCCACGATGGCTTCGAAGAGCTTTGGCATGAAACCCAATCCCCCTGCAGGCGTGTGCTCCAGGGAATCCTGCAGATCGCTGTGGCCCATCTCCATCTCGAGCGCGGTAATCGCCGCGGAGCCACGGTGCTCCTCGGGGAGGGGCTTGGTCGTTTGCACAGCGCCGGCCCTGAGGCCCTGGGACTTGATTTAGAGATCCTGCGTGACGCAGCCCGCTCCCGCTTGCAGGCGCTGCAGCAGGAGCTGGATCCTGAGGAGCTGCCGTTACCCCGGCTTCAGGCGATTTGCGCAGATGCCTGATGGGCCGGTCGAACTGAGCGATACGATGGCGTCATCCAGTTCAACCGGGGCGGGGGTCGCCGCAGCGCGCAGCATGCCCAAATACGCCTCTCTGGTTGCCGCAGTCCTGTTGATCTCTGCCCCATTGGTGCAGCGGCCAGTCTTGGGGCAATCGGATCCAGATCTAGCCCCAGCTCCAGTTGCCGCACCTTCTGATGGGCCGGTCCCTCAGCCAGCGGCTGAGCTTGCGCTCCCAGCTGATGCAGAGCCTGAATCGCCGCAGCCTGAACCCGAGCAACCGGCGCGCATCAGCACCGGCTTGGTCACGATCGAATCTGACCAACAGCGCGCTGATCAGCTCACCGGTGTGGTGACTGCCACGGGCAATGTGCGCATTGTTTATCCCGATGAGCGGGTGGTGGCCACGGCGCGTCAGGCCCAATACTTCAGCAAGGAGAACCGGGTGGTTCTTAGTGGTGATGTCGACATCGTGCAGGAGGGCGGCAACCTCATCCGCGCTGAGCGGGTGGTCTACCTGGTGGATGGCGAGCGGCTGATTGCGATCCCTCCCAGCGGCCAGCAGGTGTTCAGCCGCCTGAAGATTCAGCAGAAACCAGCTCCGCAGCCTCTGCCTAGCCAGCCAGCGGCGGTTCAGCCATGAGCCTGGTGCTTGATCAGGTGGCCCTCACCATCGCAGGGCGGCCGCTGGTGAAACAGGTGAGCCTCAACCTCAATCCCGGCGAGGTTGTTGGTTTGCTCGGTCCAAATGGAGCCGGCAAAACCACCACCTTCAACCTGGTGACAGGCCTGCTCCGGCCTGATTCCGGTGCTGTGGTGATGGATGAGCAGTCGGTCGCGGCCCTGTCGATGCCTGAACGTGCGCGACTGGGGATCGGCTATCTACCTCAGGAAGCGAGTGTGTTTCGCAATCTCAGCGTTCACGACAACTTGATGCTGGCGTTGCAGGAAAGCGGTGCACCTCAGAACCAACGTCGTCAGCGCGTGCAGCAGTTGGTCGATGATTTCCACCTAAGGCCTTTTGTACAACGCCGGGGTTTTCAATTATCGGGAGGTGAGCGCCGGCGCTGCGAGGTGGCCCGCGCCCTCGCTGTTGGCGTCCATGGCCCGCGTTATCTGCTGCTTGATGAACCCTTTGCAGGCGTTGATCCCTTGGCGGTCGCTGATCTGCAGGGGCTAATCGCCCGGTTGCGCGATCGCGGCATGGGCATCCTGATCACCGATCACAACGTGCGCGAAACCCTGGCGATTACCGATCGCGCTTACATCCTCACGGAGGGCAGCATTCTCGCCAGTGGCCCCTCACGCGAGATGGCCAATGATGCGTTGGTGCGTCGTCACTACCTCGGGGAGGATTTCCGCCTGTGAGCGACGGCCTGTTCTCGATTCAGCCCCTGCAGCGCCTTGGCCAGCGGCTGCTGCGTCAGTGGCAGCGCCTGCCCTTGATGGATCGGTGGCTCTCCTCTGAGTTGCTCGGTCCGCTGTTGTTTGGTGTCGCTGCCTTCACGGCAGTGTCGCTGTCGGTGGGGGTGGTGTTCGAGTTGGTACGCAAGGTGGCCGAGGCTGGACTGCCTCCACTGGTGGCCATGCAGGTGCTCGGTTTACGCCTGCCGGGCTTCTTGGTGCTGTCGTTCCCGATGGCCACGCTGATGGCCACCTTGCTGGCGTTCAGCCGTCTCTCCAGTTCCAGTGAACTCACGGCTTTGCGCAGCATCGGTGTACCCACCTGGCGCATGGTGGTGCCAGCCCTGGTGGTGGCCACATTGATGACGCTGCTCACGTTCGTGTTCAACGATGTGATTGTTCCAAGCGCCAATGTGGCCGCAGCCGACACGCTGGATTCGGCACTCGGTCGCTCGATTGCGGCGGAGCGCGGCGACAACGTGGTGTATTCCCGTTATGCCCAGATCACCACCGTTGATGAAGACGGCAAGGAGCGCACGAACAACGATCTGGCTCAGCTGTTTTATTCCCGCCGCTTCCGCGAGGGCAAGATGTATGAGGTCACGCTGGTGGACTTCACCAAGGCAGGTCACCAGCAGCTACTGATTGCCAAAACCGGCGTATGGAACGACGCCCGCAGCATGTGGGAGTTCCGCGATGGCCGCATCGTGGATATCGACAGCGCCAACAATCGCACCACGTCAGCCGATTTTGATCGCTACTACTACCCCTTTACCAAGGCCCCCCTCGATGTCGGCAAGTTGCCCAGTGACGCAGCTCAAATGACCGTTGCCCAGGCTTGGCGTGCCGAGCGTTTGCTGGAGCAGGCCGGCGATCGCAAAGAGGCCAGGCGTCTGCGTGTGCGGATTCAGGAGAAATTTGCGTTCCCTGCGATCTGCCTGGTCTTCGGTTTGATCGGCAGCAGCCTTGGGGTGCGTCCCAACGCCCGCACGAGCCGTAGTCAGGGCTTCGGAATCAGTGTGTTGCTGATTTTCGGCTACTACCTGATGTCGTTCATCTTCAGCTCACTGGGGATCAAGGGCACTCTGCTTCCCTTCTTTGCTGCCTGGATGCCGGTGCTGATCGGCTTGAGCGGTGGTTTGGTTCTGTTGCGCCAGGCCAGTCGCTGACGCAATCCTCGCGGCAGACTGGCCCCACGGTTCTGCCTTTCCCTTGCCCCCCTCCGCAGCGTTCGTGACCGATCCGGTTCTTGCCCTTGGCCTTGGCGCCTTCGCCTTGCTGTTGATCGCTTTACCTCTGGCGTTCTGGAGCGTGAGTGGCTCCGGCCAGGGGAGCCAGGCTGTGCGTTGGATGGTGGCCGCTGCCAACCTGGCGCTGACGGCTCAACTGGTGTTGCGTTGGTGGCAGTCGGGCCACTTCCCGATCAGCAACCTTTACGAATCCCTTTGCTTCCTGGCCTGGGCCTGCACCCTCACCCAGCTCTTGGTGGAGCGCAGCTTTCCCTCGCCCATCGTTGCAGCGGCGGCCACTCCCATGGGCTTGGGTTGTGTGGCCTTTGCCAGCTTCGCCCTGCCGGATCAGCTGCAACAAGCCGCTCCTCTGGTGCCGGCTCTGCGTTCCAGCTGGCTGGTGATGCATGTGAGCGTGATCATGGTGAGCTATGCGGCCCTGTTGGTGGGCTCGCTGGTGTCGCTCGCGGTGCTGTTCACCGATCGCGGCCAACAGCTTGAGCTGCGCAGCAGTTCGATCGGTAGCGGCGCCTTTCGCCAAGCCAGCCTGGCCACCAATGCGGGCTCCGCTGGCAGTTTGCAACTCAGCAGCGCCAGCCTTTCGCTCAGCGAGCAACTGGACAGCCTCAGCTACCGCACGATCACCGTGGGCTTCTTGCTCCTTTCAATCGGCATCGTGAGCGGTGCTGTGTGGGCGAATGAAGCCTGGGGTAGCTGGTGGAGTTGGGATCCCAAAGAAACCTGGGCGTTGATCTGCTGGCTCGTCTACGCCGCCTACTTGCACACCCGTCTCAGCCGTGGCTGGCAGGGTCGTAAACCGGCTCTCGTGGCGGTGGCTGGCTTGGTTGTGATTTGCGTCTGCTACATCGGCGTGAATCTGCTCGGCATCGGCTTGCATAGCTACGGCTGGTTTCTGAGCGCTTGATGTCCATAACAACGAAAAACCCCGAATCGATGCAAGCAGCATGGATTCGGGGTTTTGTTGCTGTGGCCTGCGGCGCAGGCCTGTCCACGAGCGAGATCGATCAGGCGGCGACAGCCACCGGGCGCTTGCTATTGCGGATGCCGGTGATTGCATCGGCGTAACTGGGCTGGTTGAACACACCAGAGCCGCTCACGATCGCGTTGGCGCCGGCTTCAATCACCTGCCAGGCGTTCGCGGCCTTGATGCCGCCATCCACCTCGATCCACGGGTCGAGGCCGCGCTCGTCACACATGCGGCGCAGGTCGCGGATCTTCTGAACTTGGCTCTCGATGAAGCTCTGACCGCCGAAGCCGGGGTTCACGCTCATCACCAACACCAGGTCGCACAGCTCAAGGCAGTACTCGAGCGTGTCGATCGGGGTGCCAGGGTTCAGCACGGCGCCGGCCTTCTTGCCCAGATCTTTGATCTGACCAAGGTTGCGGTGCAGGTGGGTGCAGGCTTCCACTTGCACAGAAATGATGTCGGCTCCGGCCTTGGCGAAATCGGCCACGTATTTCTCGGGCTCCACGATCATCAGGTGCACATCCAGAGGCTTCTGGGTCACCGGGCGCAGGGCCTCAACGATCAGGGGGCCGATGGTGATGTTGGGCACGAACCGGCCATCCATCACGTCCACGTGAATCCAGTCGGCACCGGCCTGGTCAACCGCACGCACGTCATCACCGAGGCGTGAGAAGTCAGCCGACAGGATCGACGGTGAGATCACCAGGGGTTTGGTGCTCATGGCAAGGCGTGAGGCGTGGGGAGCACGATTGTAGGAATGCACCTTCCAACAGCCTTTCAAGGCCCGATCGATTCGCGAGGGATCACCGGGGAAGCACTGATACAGTTGGCGGCGCTTCGAGCCTGAGAGGCCTTGGTGGTGCTGGCCGAACCGGCTTTCAGGCGGTTCTAACGGCAGCGCTCTTCAGTTCCTCTGGGCCCTGACCGTCCTTTCCCTTCGCCGCACCGCCGTGGATCGCACCCTGATTCAAGAAATTCTCGAGGTTGTTGAGCAGGCTGGGATCGCTTCCGCCAAGCTCACCGGCATGGGCCTCAAGAATGAGGCTGACGCCGCCGCTGTTGAAGCGATGCGCGAGCGGATGTACAAGATCCAGATGCAGGGCCGCATCGTGATCGGTGAGGGCGAGCGCGATGAAGCGCCGATGCTTTACATCGGTGAAGAAGTGGGTAGCGGCACTGGTCCGGGCGTTGATTTCGCTGTGGACCCCTGCGAAGGCACCAACCTCTGCGCCAACAGCCAGCCCGGCTCGATGGCGGTGCTCGCTGCTTCCGATCGTGGCGGTCTGTTCAACGCCCCCGACTTCTATATGAAGAAGCTGGCCGCCCCCCCGGCAGCCAAGGGCAAGGTGGACATTCGCAAGTCGGCCACTGAGAACATCGAAATCCTCAGCCAGTGCCTTGGCATCCCCAAGGATGAGCTGGTGATCGTGGTGATGGACCGCGCCCGCCACAAGGATCTGATCAAGGAGATCCGTTCCACCGGTGCCCGTGTTCAGCCCATTTCTGATGGTGACGTGCAGGCTGCCATTGCCTGTGGTTTTGCCGGTACCGGCACCCACTGCCTGATGGGCATCGGCGCTGCTCCTGAAGGCGTGATCTCCGCTGCCGCTCTGCGCGCCCTGGGTGGTCACTTCCAGGGTCAGCTGGTGTATGACCCGGCGGTGGCTCAGACCTCTGAGTGGGAAGGTTTGACCAAGGAAGGCAACCTGGCTCGCCTGGCCGAGATGGGCATCAGCGATCCCGACCGCATCTACGAGGCCGAGGAGCTGGCCTGCGGCGAAAACGTGGTGTTCGCAGCCACGGGCATCACCGACGGTCTGCTGTTTGACGGCGTGAAGTTCGAGAAGGACTGCACCCGCACCAGCTCCCTGGTGATCAGCACCCTCGACAACACCGCCCGCTTCACCACCACCGTGCACATCAAGGACGGCGCCCAGAGCATCGCTCTGCGCTGATCGTTCAGGCTCAGGCCGGGTCGCCTTTCAGGCTTCTCGGCCCTTCCCGAGTTCCGTTCTCTCCAGATCAGTTCCGCCTCCATGCACATTGCCGTCGTCGGCCTCAGTCACCGCACGGCCCCGGTTGAGATCCGGGAGCGGCTCAGCATCGCGGAGCAGTCGATGGAGGAATCGCTGCAACGCCTGCGTGCCAGCGACGATGTGCTGGAGGCATCGATCCTCAGCACCTGTAATCGGCTGGAGATCTACACCCTGTTGCGCCACCCCGAACAAGGGGTGAGTGCCGTGGGCAGTTTTTTGAGCGATCACTCCGGTCTTGAGGTTGAGCAGCTCACGCCACACCTCTTCACTTATCACCATGAGGCCGCGGTTGAGCACTTGATGCGGGTGGCTGCAGGCCTTGATTCGCTAGTGCTCGGCGAAGGACAGATCCTGTCTCAGGTGAAGAAGATGGTGCGCCTGGGCCAGGAACACCGCTCGATCGGTCCGATTCTCAACCGCCTGCTTTCCCAGGCTGTAAGCACTGGAAAACGGGTGCGCAGCGAAACAAATCTCGGCACTGGTGCTGTGTCGATCAGTTCCGCTGCCGTGGAGTTGGCACAGCTCAAGGTTGGTCAGGCTCGTGGTGTCGACGATCTGGTGCCCTTAGACCAGGAGCAGATTGCTGTGGTGGGTGCGGGGCGCATGGCACGCCTGTTGCTGCAACACCTCCAGGCCAAGGGCGCCCGCGGCGTTGTGTTGCTCAATCGCACGGTGCAGCGCGCTGAACTGATGGCCGCTGATTTCCCTGGCTTGCC
Coding sequences:
- a CDS encoding D-alanyl-D-alanine carboxypeptidase family protein, with the translated sequence MPSASRLPTAPRNTRRSGADDIPLAQRTISPALKRKPRWRLAFTAAGSVALASAALVVVFPQPLRRLLAPPPVKGLSARVGMDGRLLGHFPYREAQTAALVSIAPGVQLHRDAALALDRLLAAAAADGIDLRVLSAYRSIDLQKQIFFEVKSERNQSALERAQVSAPPGFSEHSTGYAVDLGDGRAPGTNLSERFESTPAFAWLQANANRYHYTLSFPAGNPQGVSYEPWHWRFEGTAEALQTFEAAQRLGR
- a CDS encoding U32 family peptidase yields the protein MASLPELLAPAGCWDSLKAAVANGADAVYFGVEHFNARLRAENFRIDDLPEVMQWLHSRGVKGFLAVNVLIFPSELQQATALLLAAHAAGVDALIVQDIGLAWMAQELTPSLAVHGSTQMSISSAAGVAMAADLGCSRVVLARELSLRDLQRIQAQLRRRGLEMPLEVFVHGALCVAYSGQCLTSEALGQRSANRGECAQACRLPYQLIVDGEERDLGEQRYLMSPQDLAAWDLLPQLAECGIASLKIEGRLKDATYVAAVTDAYRQGLDRLAGSGDGVIDADHLRRQLELSFSRGLSHGWLDGVNHRQLVHGRWSKKRGPWLGRVEAVEQGGLLVLQTTQALKRGDGVVFEVASADPLLPPREVGGRLMQVDRLHRGRVAVKLGPGRVDLRGLKPGSPCWLTSDPQLERQLERLAQSEAPELRRPLRLRLTGQLGQPLILEAAPMPHLVGGPWRVASDQVLEPARGSSLDRDRLLQQLGRLGGTPWRLEELELELEGALFLPVAQLNQMRRALVELLAEAAGSPPTADTPAPAAPSAEMAVAQLNSMLAAAAQPDRSCAPEPVQLNVLVRSLEQLEALRELRVHRVIVDLEHPAQLRQAVQLGRGIWPGGLWAAGPRITRPDESWTIEPLLRAQPDGFLVRNADQLERLTPEAPCSGDFSLNVANPLSARWLLQRWGLEWITASYDLALDQLLALVRGCPPGAVDITLHQHMPLFHMEHCLFCAFLSDGHDHTDCGRPCEQHTVTLRDRSGAEHPLRADLGCRNTLFNGRAQTAAEALPQFLAAGVQRLRLELLDDSPADTVRRVELYQRAICGEISGRAVWQREQLESKLGVTRGTLAERR
- the typA gene encoding translational GTPase TypA — its product is MSGEHPGTPIRNIAIIAHVDHGKTTLVDALLAQSGIFRDNEAVPTCVMDSNDLERERGITILSKNTAVDFEGIRINIVDTPGHADFGGEVERVLGMVDGCLLIVDANEGPMPQTRFVLKKALEKGLRPIVFVNKIDRARVDPEQAVDKVLDLFLELGADDDQCDFPYLFGSGMGGYAKPDMATDSDNMRPLFDAILRHVPPPVGDPEKPLQLQVTTLDYSDFLGRIMIGRIHNGTIKAGQPVALLRDDGSVKRGRISKLLGFQGLQRVEIEQARAGDLVAVAGFDEVNIGETIACPDEPKALPLIKVDEPTLQMTFVVNDSPFAGKEGKFVTSRQVRDRLNKELLTNVALRVEDTDSPDRWSVSGRGELHLGILIETMRREGYEFQVSQPQVIFRTIDGTPSEPFETLVLDVPEEAVGACIEKLGIRKAEMQNMENTNDGRTQLEFVVPSRGLIGFRGEFIRATRGEGIMSHSFLDYRPMQGEFETRRNGVLIAFEEGTATFYALKNAEDRGQFFITPGTKVYKGMLVGENNRPQDLELNVCKTKQLTNMRSAGAEELDTLQAPMQMTLERALEYIGPDEMLEVTPESIRLRKLPVKKPARR
- a CDS encoding DUF309 domain-containing protein, giving the protein MVDPRFGEAVRLFNAGEWYACHDGFEELWHETQSPCRRVLQGILQIAVAHLHLERGNRRGATVLLGEGLGRLHSAGPEALGLDLEILRDAARSRLQALQQELDPEELPLPRLQAICADA
- the lptB gene encoding LPS export ABC transporter ATP-binding protein, with product MSLVLDQVALTIAGRPLVKQVSLNLNPGEVVGLLGPNGAGKTTTFNLVTGLLRPDSGAVVMDEQSVAALSMPERARLGIGYLPQEASVFRNLSVHDNLMLALQESGAPQNQRRQRVQQLVDDFHLRPFVQRRGFQLSGGERRRCEVARALAVGVHGPRYLLLDEPFAGVDPLAVADLQGLIARLRDRGMGILITDHNVRETLAITDRAYILTEGSILASGPSREMANDALVRRHYLGEDFRL
- a CDS encoding LptF/LptG family permease, with protein sequence MDRWLSSELLGPLLFGVAAFTAVSLSVGVVFELVRKVAEAGLPPLVAMQVLGLRLPGFLVLSFPMATLMATLLAFSRLSSSSELTALRSIGVPTWRMVVPALVVATLMTLLTFVFNDVIVPSANVAAADTLDSALGRSIAAERGDNVVYSRYAQITTVDEDGKERTNNDLAQLFYSRRFREGKMYEVTLVDFTKAGHQQLLIAKTGVWNDARSMWEFRDGRIVDIDSANNRTTSADFDRYYYPFTKAPLDVGKLPSDAAQMTVAQAWRAERLLEQAGDRKEARRLRVRIQEKFAFPAICLVFGLIGSSLGVRPNARTSRSQGFGISVLLIFGYYLMSFIFSSLGIKGTLLPFFAAWMPVLIGLSGGLVLLRQASR
- the ccsB gene encoding c-type cytochrome biogenesis protein CcsB; its protein translation is MTDPVLALGLGAFALLLIALPLAFWSVSGSGQGSQAVRWMVAAANLALTAQLVLRWWQSGHFPISNLYESLCFLAWACTLTQLLVERSFPSPIVAAAATPMGLGCVAFASFALPDQLQQAAPLVPALRSSWLVMHVSVIMVSYAALLVGSLVSLAVLFTDRGQQLELRSSSIGSGAFRQASLATNAGSAGSLQLSSASLSLSEQLDSLSYRTITVGFLLLSIGIVSGAVWANEAWGSWWSWDPKETWALICWLVYAAYLHTRLSRGWQGRKPALVAVAGLVVICVCYIGVNLLGIGLHSYGWFLSA